The DNA window GCCAGCTGGCGACCGTGCTCGGCATCGGCGCGTCCGTGGGGTTGGCGAGTATCCAGCTGAACCTGCCGCTGATCGTGGGCGGTGCCATCCCCGTTCTGCTCGGGCTGGTGCTGATCGCGGTGATGCCGGAGCGGCACTTCCACCGGGCTCCGGCGGAGGACCGCACGACGTTCCACGCGATGCGCGACCAGCTCGTCGAGGGCGGCCGCGCCGTTCGTATGCGCCCGGTCCTGCTCAGCCTGATCGGAGCGATGCTGTTCCTCGGGCTCAGCAGTGAGGGCATCGACCGGTTGTCGCAGGCGCACCTGTTGGAGTCCTTCACGTTCCCGTCTCTCGGAACGCCCGAGATCTGGTTCGGGGCGATGGGGATCGTGGCGATGCTCGGCTCGGTCGTGCTGACCGAGGTCGTGCGGCGGCGGGTCGACGTCCTGCAGCCGCGGCGCGTCGGGCAGCTGCTGATCGTGCTGCAAGCCGGGTCGTGCGCGGCGGTGCTCGCGTTCGCTCTGGCTGGGCAGTTCTGGCTCGCGGTGGCGTGCTCGCTGGTCGCCGGGCTGCTCGGTGGGGTGGCCGGTCCGCTGTTCACGACCTGGGTGGTGTCGCAGTCGGAGTCCCGGACTCGGGCGACGGTGTTCTCGCTGGTGGGGCAGGCGAACGCGGCGGGGCAGGTCCTCGGTGGGCCGCCGGTGGGTTGGATCGGGACGCGGTTCTCGATCCGGTGGGCGCTCGGTGCGGCCGGGCTGTTCGTCGTGCCGGCGATCGCGCTGTACGGCATCGCGCTGCGGCGGCAGCGTCGTACCGTCGCGGACGAGCCGCCCGTGCCAGAATCTGTGTAAGGGAGCGCTCCCACTCTCGGGAAGGGACACGTCGATGGCCAAGCAGCCGACGATCGAGGAGGTCGCGGCGTTGGCTGGCGTGTCCCGGGGGACGGCTTCGCGGGTGATCAACGACGCGCCGTACGTCTCGGCCGCGGCGCGGGCGGCTGTGCAGCGGGCGGTCAAGGAGCTCGGCTACGTGCCGAACCAGGCCGCCCGTTCGCTCGTCACGCGGCGGCACGACGCGGTGGCTCTGGTGGCGTCGGAGTGGGACGAACGGCTGTTCTACGACCCGTTCTTCGCCGAGGTCGTGCTCGGTGTCAACTCCGCCTTGGCAGAGTCGGATCTCGACCTGGTGTTGGTGGTGGGGACGACCGAACGGCAGCGCGAACGCTTCGCTTCGCGGCTGCGTGCGCGGGCGTATGACGGGCTGATGTTGCTGTCCCTGCACGGGGTTGAGCTGCTGCACTCGTTGGTGCTGGCCAGTGGTGTGCCGGCGGTGTTCTGCGGCCGGCCGTTGGGTGCGACGCCGGCGCACTACGTGGACTCGGACAACCGGGGCGGTGCGCGGCTGGCTGCCGAACATCTGGTCGGTCTGGGGCGGCGGCGGATCGCCACCATTACGGGGAGTCTGGACAAGCAAGTCGGGGTTGACAGGCATGCGGGGTTTGCCGACGGGCTACTCGCGGCTGGACTTTCGCCTTCCCTGGTGGCGGAAGGGAACTTCTCCGAGGCGAGCGGTGCTGCGGCGATGGCCTCGTTGCTGGACGCGCACCCGGACCTGGACGCGGTGTTCGTCGCGGGCGACTCGATGGCCGTGGGCGCGCTGGGCGTTCTGCGCGCCCGGGGGCATTCGGTGCCTGGCGACGTCGCGGTGGTCGGCTTCGACGACCTGCCCCGCGCCGCGCTGACCTCGCCGCCGATGACGACGGTGCGTCAGGAGGTGCGCGGGCTGGGGGCTGAACTCGCCCGGACGTTGCTCGGCCTGATGCGCGGCGAAGAGGTCCAGTCGCTGATTCTCCCGACCAGCTTGGTGATTCGCGACTCTGCCTAGCGGTCTTCGACCAGCCAGTCGAGCTGCGCCACCGGCGTCCGGCTCGAGTCGGAGGTTTTGAATGAAGGGCACCTTCATTCGAACCTCCTCGAGCGAGGGGACCCTCCGCCCTTCGCGAAAGTGTGGGGTTCTGGTTGCGACACGCTGCCGTGTCGCGACCAGAACCCCACAGTTTGATGGGACATGGTGGATGGGCCGAGCTATTGAATGAAGGGCACCTTCATACGAACCTATTGAATGAAGGTGCCCTTCATTCAAACCCAGGTGGACGATTGGGAGCGCTCCCAATCACGGACAGTACCGAACCGGACACGGGCGTGGCTAGGCTCAGAACCGTGCGTGATCGCGTTCTGGAGCTGCTGTCCGACCCGCCGGCCGAGCCGGACTGGAGTCGCGGCTACCTCGACCTGATCGGCGGCCAACCGGTCGCGAGCACCGGCGCGATCCAGTCGCTGTGGCTCGGCCCGATCGGCTCGGCCTTCTACGCCAACGCGCTCCCGTTCTGGTCGAGACTCACCGACGAGTACCGCGCCAGCCTCGAGCTGCTCGAAGCCGTCGACGGCAGTACGGTGCTCGACGTCGGCTGCGGCCCCGGCACGCTCACCGCGCGCATTGGCGAGCTCGTCCAGCCGTCCGGCCTGGTCGTCGGCCTCGACGTCTCCGAGCCGATGCTCACCCGCGCGGTGCACGCGACCGGCAGCGAGAACGTCGCGTACGTCCGCGTCGACGCCTCGCTGCCGCCGTTCGAGGACGAGACGTTCGACGCGGTGTTCTCCTCGGCGGCGCTGCAGCTGTTCGAGGACCCGTTCGCCGCCCTCGACGAGCTCCTCCGCGTGCTGCGGCCCGGCGGACAGCTCGTGCTCTTCACGCCCTGCCGCGGTCGCGGGCCGTTCCGGATCGTGAGCTCGGTCCTCGCCTCGGTCGGCGGCGTCGCGATGTTCGACCCGCGCGAGCTGCCGGCCGCCCTGAAGGCCCGCGGGATCACCGACGTACGCCAACGCGTCGGTGGCATGTTCCAGCTCGTGGACGCCTACAAGCAGGCAACTCCCAGCAGGCTTTGAACCTGCTCGCACACCAGTGCGCGATACCTGAGCCATGACAGAGACAGTGACCCGGCCGGGCGAGGCGCCGACGCCGGATGTGGTGACCGCGACGATCGAGGTGATCGTCCCGGTCTACAACGAGGAACGCTCGCTCCCGGGCTGCGTCGAGGTGCTCGAGCAGTACCTGCGGACGAAGCTGCCGTTCTCCTGGACGATCACCGTCGTCGACAACGCCAGCACCGACGAGACGCTCGGCGTCGCCGAGGGCCTGGCCGACCGGTTCCCGAACGTTCGCGTCATCCACCTCGACCGCAAGGGCCGCGGCCACGCGCTCAAGACGGCCTGGGGCTGGAGCGACGCCGACGTCGTCGCGTACATGGACGTCGATCTCTCAACTGGGCTTGACGGTTTGCTCCCGTTGGTCGCGCCGCTCGTCAACGGCCACTCCGACCTCGCGATCGGCACCCGCCTCGCTCCAGGCGCACGGACCATCCGTGGCCCAAGGCGCGAGCTGATCTCCCGCGGCTACAACCAGCTGATCCGCTGGGTGCATGGCAGCAAGTTCACCGATGCCCAGTGCGGGTTCAAGGCCGCGCGTACGGAGGCGATCCGCCCGCTGCTCGACCGGATCGAGGACGACGGCTGGTTCTTCGACACCGAGCTGCTGCTGATCGCCGAGCACAATGGCCTGCGCATCCACGAGGTCCCGGTCGACTGGGTCGAGGACACCGACAGCCGGGTCGCGCTGATGAGCACCGCGTGGGAGGACATCCGCGGCCTCGTACGCGTCGCCCGCGCGAAGGCGAACGGCTCAGCCCGCTTGCCGAATCTCAAACAGCGCCCGGATCCCGTCATCGCCCATCCGAACGGGTCGACGGCCGAACGCCGCGAGGGCGGACTGTCGTGGCAGCTGGTCTCGTTCGCGACGATCGGCGCGATCTCGACCGCGATGACCCTTGTCCTGTACGCGATTCTGCGCAGCTGGTTCCCCGTTCTCGCGGCGAACCTCATCGCGTTGATCGTCAGCACGCTGTTCAACACCGAGGCGAACAGGCGGCTCACGTTCCTCGGGCGCACGGGCCGCACCCGCGCGAACCCGGCCAGGATCCACCTGCAGGGCTTCGTGGTCTTCGGGCTGTACTACGCGTTCACGTCCGGCGCGCTGCTCGCCCTGCACGCCGCCGTCGCGGCGCCCACCCGCTGGCTCGAGCTCGGAGTGCTCACCGCCGCATCGGCGATCGGTACGGTCGGCCGCTTCGTCGCGCTGCGTACCTGGGTGTTCAAAAGCGCGGAGTCTTGATGGTCACGGATCCGGCTCGCTGCAGTTTCACTGCGTCTGGCGAAAGTCTGGCGGATGTGCGGTCGGGGCTGCTTTGCGAGCCGAACCGCTCCATATTTGACGAAGCTTCAGGATGCTCCCAGGATTCTCTCAGCTTGGACGGCGACGCTGCGAAGGTGACTGCTCCCACCCAGCCCAGCTCGGGAACGGTGCTCGTCGTGGACGACGAGCCGAACATCCTCGAGCTCCTGTCGGCCGCCCTCCGCCTGTCCGGCTTCGAGGTCCATGCCGCCGACAACGGTGCCGCGGCGTTGAAGCTCGCCGCCGACCACAAGCTCGACATCGTCGTCATCGACGTGATGCTGCCCGACTACGACGGGTTCCAGCTGGCCCAACGGCTGCGCAAGGACCACCAGCGCCTGCCGGTCCTCTTCCTCACCGCGCGCGACGCGCTGGAGGATCGCATCGCCGGGCTCACCGTCGGCGGCGACGACTACGTGACGAAGCCGTTCTCGCTGGAGGAGCTCGTCCTTCGGCTGCGAGCGATTCTGCGCCGTACGCATCGTCAACCTGACCTTGACGACGATGGGCGACTGCGGTACGCCGACCTCGAACTGGACGAGGATGCCCACGAGGTATGGCGAAACGGCCGTTCGATCCAACTCTCGCCGACCGAGTTCAACCTGCTGCGCTACCTGCTGATCAACTCCGAGAAGGTCGTCAGCAAGTCGCAGATCCTCGACCGCGTGTGGAACTACCAGTTCGGTGGCGACAGTCGCATCGTCGAGTCGTACATCAGCTACCTGCGCCGCAAGATCGACACCGAGGACCCGCCGTTGATCCACACGATCCGCGGGGTCGGCTACAGCCTGCGCCGCCCGCGCGGGGCGGTGCGGAGCCGTGCTCAGGCGGGCTAACCAGCCCAAGACCAGCGTCGTACGCCGGCCGTGGACGCTGCGGATGCGGCTGGTCGTCGCGCTGCTCGCGGTCGCGGCGGTGGGCATGACGGCCGTCGGCGGCGTGAGCCTGGTGCTGCTCCGGCAGTCGCTGATCGACCGCATCGACACTCAGCTCGCGTCCAGCCTCCAGCCCATGCTCGACAACCCGTCCCGAGGCGAGGGGCGACCAGGCCCGCCGCGCGGTGCGCCTGGCGACTTCCGGATAGCGCGGTACGCGGCCTCCGGCGCTCGCCTGCCTGGCGGTTTCAACGGGCCGGAGGGCGATTCCGGTGGCCCCGACCTGCCGACGTTCTCTGCATCGACCGTGCTCCAGCACGCGGGCGAACCGTTCGACGTCGCGGATGTCGGCGACGGCAGCGGGTGGCGCTCGCTGTCCGGGATCGGAGTCGACAGGAACGTCGTCGTGGTCTCGATCTCGCTCGCGACCACCGACGCGACGGTCTCGCGGCTGCTCGGCATCGAGACGGCCGTCGGGCTGGGCGTCCTGCTGCTGGTCGGGGTGGTGTCGACCGGCGTCGTCCGGGTGGGGATGCGGCCGCTCAGCCGGATCGAGGAGACCGCCGAGGCGATCGCGGCCGGCAACCTGGAGCGGCGCATCGAGAGCACCGACCGGCACACCGAGACCGGTCGGCTTGGGGCGGCGTTGAACACGATGCTCGGCCGGATCACGTCGGCGCTGCGGCAGCGGCAGGTGTCGGAGGATCGGTTGCGCCGGTTCGTCGGCGACGCTTCGCATGAGCTGCGGACGCCTTTGACGTCTATTCGCGGGTTTGCTGAGCTGTATAGGTCGGGTGGGGCGTCGTCTCGTCAGGATGTCGACCGGATGATGGAGCGGATCGAGAGCGAGGCGATCCGGATGAGTTCTTTGGTCGAGGACCTTCTGCTACTGGCGCGGTTGGACCATGAGCGCCCGCTCGACCTGGCCGAGGTGGACCTGGTGGCGCTGGCCGCCGACGCTGTGCACGACGCCGGGGCTTCTTCGCCTGACCGATCGGTGCGGCTTCGTGCGTCGTTGGAGCCGGTGCGGATCATCGCCGACTCGGACCGGCTACGGCAGGTGCTCGCGAACCTGCTGGCGAACGCTGTGCGCCACACGCCTGCGCTGACGCCGATCGTCGTCGGGGTGGGCTGGGCTCGGGCTGGCGAGCCCTCGACGCTTGCTGCCGCTGCCGGGGCTGAGCTCGCTCCTGGTACGCGGGTGGCTGTGCTGGAGGTGGAGGACTCTGGGCCTGGTGTGCCGCTCGACCAGGCTCAACGGGTGTTCGATCGGTTCTATCGCGTGGACTCAGGGCGCTCCCGCGACCGCGGCGGCGCTGGCTTGGGTCTGGCCATCACGTCGGCGCTGGTTGAAGCGCATGGCGGGCGGATCGAGCTGACCACCCGCCCCGGAATGGGCGCGACCTTCCGCGTCCTGCTGCCCGTGGACGCCGGCTAGCCTCTAACAACCCCGCCCACCCCCCAGCAGCTGTCGAGTTGTTGGACAGATGTCGGCTTCTAGGCCGAGATCTGTCCAACAAGTCCCCTCAGAGGCTGCTCGTCAGCTGGAGTGGCTGCTGTGGACCAAGACGCGCTGATGGCGCCAACCGTACCCCCGCCGGGTATGGCCAGGCCTAGAAGGACACTCGATCCAGGCTGTCGGCACGCAGCACGGACTCCTGTCCGAACGCCTTCTTGTAGTCCTTGCGAATCGCCTCGATCTCCTTGTTCGCACCGCGATCGTCCAACGGATACAACAAGATCACCACGAACGACTGCTCCTCCACCGGCCCCGTCGACCCGTTCCACTGACCCTCGCCAGTGAGCTGGGTCAGCCCGTCCGGAAACCGCGGCGTGACGTACTTGTCGACGAACTTGTCGAACTGCGCCGGCGTCACCGGCGGCTTGCCGTCGGCGCGGGCGGAGCCGAAGTAGAGCTCGGTGCGGCGGAAGATGTCGCCCGGGCGGGTGTCCGGCAGCGGGTACGACGCGGTGCTCTTGCCGGCGCTGCCGCCCGTCGAGGCCATCGGGCTGATCGGTGGGTCCGGTACGAGGGTCGGGCCCACGGTGAAGGCCAGCGCGGTGACCACTCCGCCGACCGCCAGGGCGATCGGCGTGCGTCGCTTCGACAGGGCCGCTCTGACGTTGATCTCGTTCATGGTCCCCGACGCTAGGTCCGCGCCCAGCACGCCTACATCCGTCGAATCCCTCGCTAATGGCAGTTCCGCGGACTGGCGGCCGTAGCGGCCCGGACCGGCTACAGTGTGTGCGGGATCAGGGCTTGCCGTCTGGCCAGCGCGCAGTTCAGGCTGCGCTTCACCGGGAGGGAACCGGCCCCTGATGCCCGCCGATGTCGCTTTCGCGATCACTCAGCTGTCGAGCCATGACGGGCCGACGTACGTCCCGTCGCACGACGCCTGGTTCTTCAGTCGGTACGCCGACGTGGTCGCCGGTCTCCGCGCCTTCCGGACGCAACACCTCTCCAGCGACCTTGCCGCGCAGGCGTTCGTCCGGTTCGACACCGCGGCCTTGCGCAACCGGGTCCGGCACGCCTGCGAGCACGCCCTCGAGCGCGTACGCAACGAGCACCGGCTGGACGTCGTACGCGACTACGCCGCGGCCGTGACCTCGACGGTGGTGCCGGAGCTCTTCGGCATCTCCCTCCCCGACCGCGAGCGGTTTCTCCAATGGTGCAAGGCGATTCACCGCACCCGACAGCAGATCGACGGCACGAGGAGCATCGAACGGGTCGGCGCCGAGGCGGCCCGCGAGCTCGCCGACTACCTGCTCCGGCTGATCGCCGACCGCCGTACCGAGCCCCGCGACGACCTCCTCGGCGCGCTCGTCGCCGCGGCGGGGGACTCGGGGACTGACGACATCGTCGACTGCGTCGTGTCGCTCGCGATCGCGGGCACCGAGACGACCACGGACCTGCTCGGCCTCGGTGTGCTGGCCCTGCTGGAGAGTCCCGAGCAGTTCCACCTGCTCCGCGGCAGCCCGGACCTCGCGCCCGCCGCGGTCGAGGAGCTGCTGCGCTACTGCGGCCCGGTGCGGCTGACCCCGCGCCGCGCTCCCTCCACGATGGTGGTCGCCGGCGCGCAGGTCGCCGAGGGGCAGCTCGTCATGCTCGGACTCGCCGCCGCAAACCGCGACCCCGCGGTGTTCAGCGCGCCGGACGAGCTCGACCTCATGCGTACGGACAACCGCCATCTCACCTTCGGCCTCGGCGGGCTCGACCGCCTCGGCGCGCCGCTCGTCAGGCTGCAGGCCGAGATCGCGTTGCAAACTTTGCTGCGGCGGCTCCCGTACCTCGAGCTCGCCGACAACGACCACCGCTACCAGGACGTCCCCACGCTGCGCGGCCTGCGCGCACTGCCGGTCGTGTTCTAACGAACGAGGCGCGCCGCGACGTCGCGGTAGCGGCTCGCGGTGATCAGGTGGACGCCGTCGAACGCGCCGCTCGAGCGCAAGGCCTCGATCTGCGCGCAGGCCGCCTCCACGCCTGCCATCGGGTCCACCGAGACGCGCGAGATCAGCTCCGGCGGGATCGAGATGTCCGGGATCGTGGCCGCGAGCGACCGAGCCATGCGCTCACTCGCGAGCACCATCACACCCGCGTACACCGGGCAGGAGAGCGCTTGCCGTTCACGCCATGCGACCGCCGAGGAGACCGAGAAGTCCACCTGGGCGAACACGAAGTCGGCCGAGCGCTTCCAGGCCGGCAAGGGCGAACGCGTCGAAGCGGCCACTCCCACGGTGAACGCCGGCCCGTCCCACTCGCGGACGTGCGAGAGCATCGACCGCACGGTGAGGTCGCCGCCGCGATCGCCGACGGTCGGCTTGTCGCCGTACACGAACAGGAACCGCTCGACGTCGTACGCCGCCGCGGTGAGCAGGTCGCGTCGAAACCCGAGCAGGTTGCGGTCCCGGGCGTTCAGGCACGCGATGCCCTTCGCGCCGGCCGCCTGGATCTCGTGCGCGACCGCCACCGAGGAGATCGTGGCGCGGCCGATGTGGTTGTCCGGCGCGAGGAACGTGTCGGCGAACGGCGTCATCACCTCGATCTGCCGCCGAATCCGCGCGAGGTCCGGACGGGTGGGAGGCTCGATCTCACAGACGAGCTCGAACGCGTTCGTGGACATGCTGTCCACGATACGGGCAACGGTCAGACGTTCCGCAGCCGCAGGAAGTCCGTCACGCCGATCCGGCCCAGCGCCAGCCGGACGATCCCGGGCATCGCCCGCCGCGACGGGTCGCGGTAGAGCTCCGGCGCGGTCAGCTGGTAGAGCTTCCGGCGGTACGTGAGCGAGCACCCGCCGGCGGCGATGACGTTCTTCACCCAGTCGGTGTCCGGCCCGTACGTGAGCGCGATGACGAAGCCGCCGGGCGCGGGAAACACGTTCAGCGGCGTCCGCAGGGCGCGGCCGGACCGCCGGCCGGTGTGCCACAGCACGCCGAACCAGGGCATCCACGGCGCGATCAGCCCGGTAAGGCGATTCGTCACGTGCCGGTTGAACCTCGCCAACCGCATCGGCAGGACCATCGCGGTGTGCCCCTAACTCTCCACCTGCTGAATTAACCGTTAAGACCATACCGCGCGGCGCAATCTGGCCATACCCCGGCGTTGCCTGCTCCAGAATGGGCGCCTACGGTCGTCAGACGAGTCGTCCGAGAACGAGTCGTCCGGAGGTTGCGACACAGTGGACACCCAAGCGCGTCGAGCGCTCGTCGTGCGCGGAGGCTGGGACGGACACGTTCCCGTCGAATGCACCGATCGGTTCATCCCGTTCATCGAGGAGAACGGCTTCAGCGTCGAAGTCTCCGACACCCTCGACTCCTACCTCGATGCCGAGAGCCTGTCTGGAACCGATCTCATCCTGCAGATCTGGACCATGGGCGAGATCACCAAGGAGCAGCGCGAGGGGCTGGACAAGGCGATCCGGGCCGGCACCGGGTTCGCCGGTTGGCATGGCGGAGTCGCTGACGCGTTCCGCGCCGACCTCGAGTACAACTTCATCGTCGGTGGACAGTTCATCTCCCACCCGCACGGCTTCGTCGACTACGACGTGAACGTTCTGCCCGACAAGGCAGATCACCCGATCGTCAAGGGCATCGAGAAGTTCCACGTGCACACGGAGCAGTACTACATCCACGCCGACCCGAGCAACGACGTGCTGGCGACGACGACGTTTCCCGCACACGAGAACTACCCCTGGATCGAAGGGGTCGTGATGCCGGCCGTCTGGACCCGCACCTGGGGCGATGGCCGCGTCTTCGTCACCACCGTCGGCCACAAGTTGGACGACCTCGACACCCCCGAAGTTCGCACGATCATCGAAAGAGGCTTGCTATGGGCGACTCGCTGAGGATCGGATTCGTCGGCACCGGAACGATCAGCGCCACGTACTTCGATCACCTCGCGAAGCTGAACGGCGTGGAGGTCGTCGCGGCGGCCGACCTCGACGCGGCGCGCGTCAAGAAGGTCGCGGAGGAACGCGGCATCCGCGCGCTGACGCCGGACGAGCTCTACGCCGACCCCGACGTCGACGCGGTCCTGAACCTCACGATCCCGGCCGCGCACGCGTCGGTGTCGCTCGCCGCGCTCGGCGCCGGCAAGCACGTGTACGGGGAGAAGCCGCTCGCCGTCACGCGGCAGGAGGCGCGCCCGATTCTCGAGGCGGCCGACGCGACCGGCCTGCGGGTCGGCTGTGCGCCGGACACCGTGCTCGGTACGGGAACGCAGACCGCGCGGGTGCTGCTCGACCGCGGTGACATCGGCCAGCCGACGGCCGCGACGGCGTTCTTCACCAGCCCCGGCCCGGAGCCGTGGCACCCGGACCCGGAGTTCTACTACAAGCCCGGCGGCGGCCCGCTGCTCGACATGGGGCCGTACTACCTGTCGGCGCTCGTCACGCTGCTCGGCCCGGTGAAGACGGTGACCGGACGGTCCACCCGGGCGAAGCTCGAACGTACGGTCGGCAGCGGCCCGAAGCAGGGCACGTCGTTCACCGTCGACGTCGAGACGCACATCACCGGCGTGCTCGAGCACGAGTCCGGGGTGCTCACGACCGTGATCACGAGCTTCGACGTGTGGGGCGCGCGGCTGCCGCGGATCGAGATCTACGGCAGTGACGGCACGCTCTCGGTGCCCGACCCGAACACGTTCGCCGGCGACGTCGAGGTCTACTCGCCGTCGTCGCACGAGTGGTCCGTCGCGGAGACGGCCGGCGGCTACGCCGAGTCGGGCCGCGGCTTCGGCCTCGCCGACATGGCGCGCGCGATCCGTACCGACGGCAAGCACCGCGCGAGTGGTGCGCTCGCATTCCACGTCCTCGACGTGATGGAGTCGCTGCTCGATTCCGCAATGCAGGAAAAGGCCGTCAATGTGGAAAGCACTGTGGAACGTCCAGATGCCGTACCACTGGGGGCGACGCCCGACCAGGGGTGACGTGGAACAAGCTGGAAGCTTGCATCTACTGCAAGGGCTTTCAGTCGATCGGCGGCCGATGCCCACAGCGTTGAACAGAAACTGAATTTCTCGCGCTGTGGGCTTGGTCTGACCATTGACGCGAGACTGACGAGCCCCGTAACTTAGTGCGCGTTGAAACGACTCAGGCCACGCTTTTGTTCACGGGGTTTTCCCGAAGGTCACGGGGTCAACGCGAAGGCGGATGTCGAATGTCAGAACTCAGCCACGGCGTCGTACGAGCACTGAGACCGGCCGTAGTACATGAGCCAAACCACAGCCCTGTCAATCACGTCGCGACGACGAGTGACTTGAGGCGTCGGGTGTCCGACGACGAAATCAGGCTCCTGGCTCTGCTTGCGGACGGTCTTCCGGTCGAAGCAATTGCCCGCCGGCTAGCGCTTTCCGACCGCACTGTGCGTCGCCGTTCGCGCGCATTGTGTGACCGTTTGGGAGCTCGTGCGCCGATCCAGGTAGTTGCGTGGGCCGCACGGAATGGTCTGATTTAATCTCCACCCGAAGTTCCCGCAATTCCAGGAAATTCGGACATTTGGCTTAAGGGTGACTTCGGGGCGTATTGGTCCCGTCACTAACGGTATGACGGGGGCCGGACAACGTGGCCCGGCCCGCGCAGCCTAGAGTCGTTTCACGGATTGTTCGCGTGGGTCAGGGTCTCCCACGCGAGGAAGTAGTTCGCCCCAGTCGGGCGCAGCTTCTTCTCCAGCAGGCGACCGGTCTTCGGAAGGGGCCGGTGCTTGCGGTTGTGGTAGTGGTTGTAGGCGATCTCCAAGGTCGGCCCGAGGCCGGGCTTGACCGTTCCGCCGCACAGCCATTGCGGGGCCGGAACGCCGAGTTCGTACTTGGCGTGGAATTCCAAGGCCTTGGTGATGCGTTCCTCGGCCTCAGCGTAGAGGTCCCAACCTTGGAGCCTCGCGGTCTCCGCGACGTGGACCGCGGCCTCGAATCCCCAACCTGTATGGCCAAAGTCCCTGCAGGTCTCCTGGGCAAGGCCGTCGACGAAGGTCGTCTGGTTCTGCCAGTACTTGATCAACAGCTCGGGTGTGTTCTTCGTGCCGCGCGGAGGCGGGTACGGGAGCGGGCCATCCTCCTCCAGATAGATGTAGGCGGGAACGCGGGCGCGCCATCGCGCGACCGCGGCGGCGAACGCCTCGTGGTCGTCGAGGAAGACGGCGATGCCGATCGCCGCGTCGGTCATGATCAGCTCCCAGTTGCCGTTCTTGTCCGGCGCGCCCTCGAGGACGACGGGCAGGTAGACGGTGCGGAGCATGGTGGCGAACCGGTCCTGGCCTTCCGGCGCCCAGCCGTCGTAGGTGTGTTTGATCAGCTCCGCAGCGCGTGACCAGGAGGCGCCTGACCAGCCCGTTTGCAGTGGCGCGTTGCTGTTGGTGTGGTCCTTGATCGTCCCGGACCAGGCGTCCATGATCGCGATCGCCTTGTCGGCGTAGCGGCGATCCTTCGTGAGGTACCAGTTCAGCGCGTGCGTGTACGCCGCGAGGGCGTCGTTGCGTTCGTCGGTGCAGCCGAAGTTCGGGTTGGAGCTCGAGCCGCACTCGACGATCTCGCGTGGCTTGGGCTGCCAGTCGAGGCTGGCGTACGTACTCGCCGTCAGCTGCTCGTACGCGGACTTCCACGGCTCGGCGCCCTGGGCGAGCTTGGTCCTGACGAGATCGAGCTGCGGCCGGCTGACGAGGACGCCGGGATGGGTGAACGTGACTTCCGCTGT is part of the Tenggerimyces flavus genome and encodes:
- a CDS encoding MFS transporter; translation: MPPYPLYLTIRGAAAFAGSTAWTLVILYQIQSAGLNPFQLVLVGTVMEITCFLAQVPTGIIADLYSRRLSIIVGYVLVGVGVMIQAIPEFAVILLGNVVWGIGITCIEGAEEAWATDEIGAERAGHVFTRGAQIGQLATVLGIGASVGLASIQLNLPLIVGGAIPVLLGLVLIAVMPERHFHRAPAEDRTTFHAMRDQLVEGGRAVRMRPVLLSLIGAMLFLGLSSEGIDRLSQAHLLESFTFPSLGTPEIWFGAMGIVAMLGSVVLTEVVRRRVDVLQPRRVGQLLIVLQAGSCAAVLAFALAGQFWLAVACSLVAGLLGGVAGPLFTTWVVSQSESRTRATVFSLVGQANAAGQVLGGPPVGWIGTRFSIRWALGAAGLFVVPAIALYGIALRRQRRTVADEPPVPESV
- a CDS encoding LacI family DNA-binding transcriptional regulator is translated as MAKQPTIEEVAALAGVSRGTASRVINDAPYVSAAARAAVQRAVKELGYVPNQAARSLVTRRHDAVALVASEWDERLFYDPFFAEVVLGVNSALAESDLDLVLVVGTTERQRERFASRLRARAYDGLMLLSLHGVELLHSLVLASGVPAVFCGRPLGATPAHYVDSDNRGGARLAAEHLVGLGRRRIATITGSLDKQVGVDRHAGFADGLLAAGLSPSLVAEGNFSEASGAAAMASLLDAHPDLDAVFVAGDSMAVGALGVLRARGHSVPGDVAVVGFDDLPRAALTSPPMTTVRQEVRGLGAELARTLLGLMRGEEVQSLILPTSLVIRDSA
- a CDS encoding class I SAM-dependent methyltransferase, whose translation is MRDRVLELLSDPPAEPDWSRGYLDLIGGQPVASTGAIQSLWLGPIGSAFYANALPFWSRLTDEYRASLELLEAVDGSTVLDVGCGPGTLTARIGELVQPSGLVVGLDVSEPMLTRAVHATGSENVAYVRVDASLPPFEDETFDAVFSSAALQLFEDPFAALDELLRVLRPGGQLVLFTPCRGRGPFRIVSSVLASVGGVAMFDPRELPAALKARGITDVRQRVGGMFQLVDAYKQATPSRL
- a CDS encoding bifunctional glycosyltransferase family 2/GtrA family protein; the protein is MTETVTRPGEAPTPDVVTATIEVIVPVYNEERSLPGCVEVLEQYLRTKLPFSWTITVVDNASTDETLGVAEGLADRFPNVRVIHLDRKGRGHALKTAWGWSDADVVAYMDVDLSTGLDGLLPLVAPLVNGHSDLAIGTRLAPGARTIRGPRRELISRGYNQLIRWVHGSKFTDAQCGFKAARTEAIRPLLDRIEDDGWFFDTELLLIAEHNGLRIHEVPVDWVEDTDSRVALMSTAWEDIRGLVRVARAKANGSARLPNLKQRPDPVIAHPNGSTAERREGGLSWQLVSFATIGAISTAMTLVLYAILRSWFPVLAANLIALIVSTLFNTEANRRLTFLGRTGRTRANPARIHLQGFVVFGLYYAFTSGALLALHAAVAAPTRWLELGVLTAASAIGTVGRFVALRTWVFKSAES
- a CDS encoding response regulator transcription factor; this translates as MTAPTQPSSGTVLVVDDEPNILELLSAALRLSGFEVHAADNGAAALKLAADHKLDIVVIDVMLPDYDGFQLAQRLRKDHQRLPVLFLTARDALEDRIAGLTVGGDDYVTKPFSLEELVLRLRAILRRTHRQPDLDDDGRLRYADLELDEDAHEVWRNGRSIQLSPTEFNLLRYLLINSEKVVSKSQILDRVWNYQFGGDSRIVESYISYLRRKIDTEDPPLIHTIRGVGYSLRRPRGAVRSRAQAG
- a CDS encoding sensor histidine kinase, which encodes MLRRANQPKTSVVRRPWTLRMRLVVALLAVAAVGMTAVGGVSLVLLRQSLIDRIDTQLASSLQPMLDNPSRGEGRPGPPRGAPGDFRIARYAASGARLPGGFNGPEGDSGGPDLPTFSASTVLQHAGEPFDVADVGDGSGWRSLSGIGVDRNVVVVSISLATTDATVSRLLGIETAVGLGVLLLVGVVSTGVVRVGMRPLSRIEETAEAIAAGNLERRIESTDRHTETGRLGAALNTMLGRITSALRQRQVSEDRLRRFVGDASHELRTPLTSIRGFAELYRSGGASSRQDVDRMMERIESEAIRMSSLVEDLLLLARLDHERPLDLAEVDLVALAADAVHDAGASSPDRSVRLRASLEPVRIIADSDRLRQVLANLLANAVRHTPALTPIVVGVGWARAGEPSTLAAAAGAELAPGTRVAVLEVEDSGPGVPLDQAQRVFDRFYRVDSGRSRDRGGAGLGLAITSALVEAHGGRIELTTRPGMGATFRVLLPVDAG
- a CDS encoding DUF3574 domain-containing protein: MNEINVRAALSKRRTPIALAVGGVVTALAFTVGPTLVPDPPISPMASTGGSAGKSTASYPLPDTRPGDIFRRTELYFGSARADGKPPVTPAQFDKFVDKYVTPRFPDGLTQLTGEGQWNGSTGPVEEQSFVVILLYPLDDRGANKEIEAIRKDYKKAFGQESVLRADSLDRVSF